Below is a window of Clostridium sp. JN-1 DNA.
ATATAAATGTTCTGCTTTAACCTCAAAAACTAATATTTTTAAACTAGAATCAGGTTTGTTAAATTTATTCAATATACTTTTATATTCATCATCAATAAATAAAGAACTTGCACTTCTAAAGCAGTCTTTTCCTTCTAAATAATTATTTAATACCATTCTATCAATACACATAATTTCATATGCTGATCCTTGAATACAACCTATTACTATAAATAAGAAAATATAAAATTCTAAAAATATATTTTTATGTTTTATACAATTGTCCCTTAAATAACAAAAACAATAAATTCCAACTATTAATATAAAGCACACATATCTTGTCCACCAATTAGATGGAGTTATGAAAAAGCAAATTATTGGAATTATTAAAACTATCGATTCATCAGTTCTAATACTTCTTGTTTTAACTTTATTCAAAACAAAAAAGAAAATGCTAGGAACTAAAATTATTATCCATAGTAATCCAAGTCCACCTATTCTCTGATCATATAAATTCCATAAAAAATTTTTTGCAGCATCTTTTATTGTTAAACTTCCTATTCCACTTGAAGGTCCTAAACCAGTACCTCCTACTTGAAACCATGAAATTAAAATTTTATAAAAATAATTTTTATTTCTTAATATATATGGTGTATTAGAATCCATAATTGATGCTTTAACATTTTCTCCAGCAAAAATAACATTATTTAAAACCTTTATTTCAAATGGATACACAGGATTTTTAAATTTTATTAAATTTATAATGTACCATACGCTTCCAATGGACATACTTATTATAAATATCTTTAGCATTATCTTTGCTAAATTAGGTAAACCCTTACCACTTTTTATTAATAATAAAAATATAAAAAACATAAATATTATATAATACCCTATACTAGAATATTTTATTCCTAATAATACTCCTAATCCTAAAGATAAATAAATTATATTTTGATCAAAATTACTATGATATGAAATAATCAAAAAATATATACACATTACAAAAATACTACATAGCGCCGTATCTATATACGTTGTAGACATCTGACTTAAAATTATTGGTGTTGATAGATAAAATATACTTCCTAAAAGTGAATACTTTTCTTGAATTCGTAATTGATTTAATATCCCATAAATTGATATAGAACCAAGAATTGTAATACTATATTGTGTTAATGCTAAAGTTATACCATTTTTAAAATAACTTAATTGCCATAGATTTAACATTTCTATATTCTTAGGATAACAATTTGACCATATTAATTTCTCACTTATGTATATTTTCCCGTTTTGTATATAGTCTACTAAATTCGGTAAATGGTAAGCCATACTATCCCATGAATAAGGTGGTAACACAAATACATTAAATAATTTTAAAACTAAAGTGAAAAATAAAATAACTATTAAACCTTTAGTTAAATTATCACTGTATTTAAAAGTAAATTTTAAATATTTAAAATTTATTTTTAAATCAAACGTGATATTTTTGATAATTTTTATAACAATACAAATGATAAACATTATTATACATATAGCAGTTATCCACAGTAAATTTAACTTTTTAAGTATTAACCCGCAAGTTAAAGTTATTATTAATATTTGAGAAATATATAAAATACCAACTTTCATTATTTTATCGTGCCATCTATTTTTACACCTATCTATTAACTTAATTATAGTAATTGATGTAAAAATTAAAATAATATTATTAATTATATACAGTAACAAATTAAGCATTAATATCTCCTTAAAAGTTTCATATATTTAGCTTCTCTTTCTTTTGTTCTCAAGTAAAAACTACTTAGAAAATCTATAGATAAATTTTAGAATAGTATTTTTGATATTCTCCTGATGTAATGTTTTTCATCCAGTCACTATTTTGCAGGTACCATTCTATTGTTTTTATTATTCCATCTTCAAATTTGGTTTCAGGATACCAGCCAAGTTCATCTTTTATTTTTGATGGGTCTATTCCGTATCTTCTATCATGACCTTTTCTATCCTGTACGTATTTTATCAAGTCTTCTGTTACAGATGAATCAATATTATCGTGTATGTATGATATTATTGTTTTTACAATATGTATGTTTGTCCTTTCATTGTGACCACCTATATTATATACTTGTCCAATTCGTCCAATCTGGATCACCATGTCTATTGCCTTGCAGTGATCTTCTACATAAAGCCAATCTCTTATGTTAAGTCCATCTCCGTAAACTGGTAATTCTTTTTTATTCAAACAATTATTTATAATAAGCGGTATAAGTTTTTCTGGAAATTGGTATGGTCCATAATTATTAGAACATCTTGTTATGTTCACAGGCATTTTATATGTATCATAATAAGCTTTCACCATAAGATCAGCAGATGCCTTACTTGAAGAATAAGGACTATGGGAATCAAGTGGAGTTTTTTCCGTAAAATATCCCTCGCTTCCAAGTGATCCATAAACTTCATCAGTAGAAATTTGAATATACTTCTTGCCTTTTTTAAAGTTGTCTCCATTACTCCATGCACTTTTTGCAGCATTCAATAAAGTTACTGTTCCAAGCACATTTGTCTTTACAAATACTTCAGGTTCTCTTATACTTCTATCCACATGAGATTCTGCTGCAAAGTTTACTACATAATCTATATCATATTTTTTAAATAAACCTTGAATAAACTTTACATCACATATATCTCCTTGAATAAAAGTATAGTTTGGATTTTTACTAATTGACTTTAAATTTTCAAGATTACCTGCATAAGTTAGCTTATCTAAGTTTATAATTTTAATATCATTATGTGTTTTTAATATGTAATGAATAAAATTAGAGCCAATAAAACCAGCTCCACCAGTTACCAAATAAGTTTTCATGAATATCACCTTTCAAATAAGTATAATTATTAAAACAAATTTAAATATAGTATTATTATACAATTTCTAAGTTCTAAGTAAAAGCGCAATTTAAAATTGTCTTTAAATTTATCTATAGAATGCCTCTCGTTTATTGACTTTAACAATAGATACTGAAAATTAATATTATAATTATCACCTAAATTGACAAACTATAAGTAAATCTATTTCGGGAAAAACTAAAATGTTAAAAAGGAATATTAAATTAATAGCTGCTTTAACTATTTTAACTTCATTAAATATGAGTTTTATGACGGTCTTTGCTTTATCATCTAAAAGCATACCTACCATCAGTGAAACTACACTTAAAAATAACAATCACAAACATCATGATTATAAATCACATCTGGATAAACTGGTACAAGGTGGTGTTATAACTGAAAAGCAAGAAAATGCTGCTCTAAATTTAATAAAATCTGATGAATTTCATGAATTCATGAAAAAAATCATAAATGTTCGAAAAATAAGTTAGATGCCCTTGTTAAAAATGGAACTATGACCAGCAATAAGGAAGATATAAAATCTTTTAACGTAACTTCTTATAACATAAGTGATGATAAAAGGTCAGAAACTGTAAGTACGGAAGAAGTTTATAATATATATCAAAATGACAGCACAGAACCTAGTACCAAGACATTTCACTACACCTATACATTCATGTATAATGAGGAGTTTCCTAGATATCAACTTCCTGGTATAAAGATTAATTAATAACGTAAGTGGTGAATTACCCAGTGTTCATTTTTGGAAATATACGCTGGGTAATTTACCACTTACTTTTTATTTCCATGCACTTGGTAGTTTATCGCTTACTTATTTTCTTAACCATTTCTTTTATTGTAATATCATGATAACTTACTTTTAAAAATTTGTAGAATTGTTCTTATATATAAAAATTAAAGGCAATTACTTGTCTTTATACTTTTCATATCTTCTACATAATCTTAGACAACTTTTCACAGTTGAATCCAATAAATCACTATCTTCAAGATATTTTCTTGCATATTTTTCTCCTTTAGTATAATCTATTCCTCTAGATTGCATTGAATTCATTCTAGATATGTCATCCTTTATTGATTTATCACTTAATGTACCTAATGACTGAAGGTACTCTATAAATCCTTCCATTTGCCAATCCCCTTTGAACAAATATATTTTAATACTATATTATTTTCAAAATTTGTTCTAAATATTTTGAATCACCACAATTACCTACTTCATTACCATCTTTAGTTTCATTTGTATATTTACCTTCAATTTTAATTTTTTTGTCTACTCCCTTTAAAAACCATTCATATTCTATATCTAAATGTCCAATATCAATTGCTTGGAAACCATTTATTGCAAGATCATAAGCTAAAACAGTAGCAGTAGGTCCTAAGCATATAAGAATTAACTTCTTTTTATCTATTGTATTCACTACATATTCTAAAATTTGTGAATATTTTTCAAACGCATTTTCTTCTGGGCATAAAACTCGACTAATCGAAGCAGAATTATTTAACAAATCATTTCCAATACCGAATCTTGTTTTTCTACCTTCAATAATAATTAAATCTCTACTATTCCACAACTGTCTTATTTTACTAAAATATATTCCGCACTTTTCTTTGTTTTCATACCTTATGTATAATCTTGTCATATTAGTACTTAAATAAATAATATTACTAGATAAAAATTTAAGCCAATTTTTCCTATACAAGTACATATTATTAAGCCAAAATTATAGGAATCCTTTGTAATATTATCAAAATTATTAATAACATCTGGAATTCCTTTTAAACAAATATCCGATGTATCACATAATATAGTTTTTAATCTTTTTCCTAATAATGGATTTCTTTCTTGATATCCTATTTTTTACCTCCAATAATGTCAAGTTCTCCATCACCAAATCTGCATAAAGATTTATGGGAACTTAATAATAAATCAATAGATTTATTAACATCCAAAATTTGAATTCTTTTACTAAACTTTTTTTGATGCATTAATTTTATGCCTCTATATTTATTTCTTAGATTTTTTAACATGAGAATATCATCCTCCAAAAGTATTGACTTAATTAAATATTAATTAACTATATTCAAAATAAAATTAACAAGAACACTATATTGTAATTTTCAAGTTTTTATATGTATTTCATTATACTTATACACAAGCACTATAATAATTATGTTTACTTTAATAAAGATTTTATTTTATTTAGTAATAATTTAAAACCATCGGTATGATAATAAAATGGAATAACTATTACTAATGTAAACAATGCTACTAAAATTGTTTTAGTTACGAGTTTCAACCATGAATCAATTATAATATGGTTCGTTATTATACTTATTATTACAATAATAAATATGGTAAGAAGTGCATTAAATATCAGTGGAATATAATACTTTCTAACTGGCTCATAAAAATACTCTTTAAATAACAAATTTGGCTCATACCAAAAATAAGTAGTTAACCTTGAAATTGCAGAGGCAAACAATATCCCAGACATCCCCATAATCTTACCCATAATAATAGATAATATTATATTTTCAATAGCTGCAATTAGAATGATATATTTAGTTTGCATATAAAGTCCTGTTGCTTCTCGATAAGACCAAATAGGGTGTAAAACACCCACTATATAAAAATTAAATATAATTGCAGCTAATGTATAATCATTTAACACATACTTTGCTCCTAGCCAAACATAAATCAAATCATCAAATAGTATATAAAGGCATACTGTTGTAAATGTGCTAATAATTAAGCTAGTAACTTGTGTAGATTCAAATACTTCAAAACGTTTCTTGGGTCGTTCACTTATAATTAAATTGCCAATACTTGCTGTAACTGAAGAATATACTATGTTAATAAAATTATTTATCGCATTCACAACTAAACAGTAATTCGAATAAAATCCAACCCAAATAGTTCCTACAAAAATTGAAATAAGAATATTATCTGTGCCACTAAGCAATACACCAGATATTTTATATACAAAAACAGATTTCATATTTTCATATATGTTTTTCTTTTCTACTTTGTTTAACTTATGATTAGATTCCTTTATGTATGGATATAACTCATTTGCTTTTTTTGAAACTATTAGATTATTTGCTAGAGTAGTAAAAACTTGTATAATCAAATATATAATATAGCTCTTTATTATCAGTAGAGAAATTGACTGAAGCATCACCTTTGCAAAATTAACTAACATTTGATACTTAGAAACTATATAATTCTTCTGGTCAGCATTGATAATTGAGGTTTTATAAACAAATAAATATGATATTACTGTATCTGTTAAGAACAACAAATAATATATTTTAATATGTGGAATAGCCTGATCTAAATTAACTATATACCTTAAAAATGGTACTAAAGCAAGTCCAATAGCAGCTACTCCTGCTGCTATAAAATTATATATTTTTTTATAAAATGTTATTAAGGCAGCAATTTTATCATGATTATTTTCTGCCAATGGTTTATAAAAACTATATACCATTGCAATTCCAAATCCTAAATCAGCCATTGAAAGCATCGTTAAAATATCAGAAAAAAGTCCGTTAATACCTAGATATTCTGCTCCCAATACTTTAACAAATATTGTTCTATTAATAAAACTCAATAATAATGAAATTATTTGATTTGTCATACCAAATATCATATTTCGAAATGTATTTTTTGTCCTACTATTCTCCATATACTTCCCTCTTTTTAAAATACATTCATATTTATGACCATATCTGTAACCTAAGATATATTAATACTAACTATTTCATCAATCTTAAAATCCTTCGTTTAATAAATGCAAGATCCCTTTTAATAAATATAAGTTTTCTTTTTATCCAAGATGGTTGTCCCATATACTTTTTTATAACATAATCAAAATCTTTGGTATTAAAGTCTTTGAAAAAACTTTTTCTAAGTTTTGGTGCTTTACCTGATTTAATTATACAAGGATTATTTAATATAGCATATTCTAAATCACATACTTGTTTAAAAATATTATCTCCACAACTATCTATTATTTTCTTTCCTTTATTAGTATTTATTAATAATAGTGAAGTACCTTTATCGTCATCAAGTTCTGGATATTTATAAGATATTCCCCAAAAATCAGCTAGTGTAATATCACTTACTCTTGGTAATTTTGCATATGTACATTTGTAGCAAGATGGTCTTAAATAATAATTTCTTAAAAATCCTTGCATATAAACATCCTCTGATAAATTCTTTATATATTCTGTACCATTATTAAATAATAATGATACAGAATATAGCTTCCATCCATAACGTTTATGTCTAAAGTCTATATTCTCTATACTTGAATTGTGTTTTCTTTCCATATACTTCTTATATTCTTCAAAAACTTTAGGGGATGGTACTCCATGACACACTAGATCACAAGTATATAATTCATTATATTCCTTTTGCAAAAAATTATACAAGCCTGCTATTTGACAAGGGGTTCCCGTAAATAACACTTTCTTACCGTTATTTAAATATTGTTTTGCCTTTTTATATACTTCCTTGATATCACTTTGTACATATTTTGATCCCCTTAAATTATTTAATTCCTGTATTGTATTAGCTTCTTTATGTATGACTTTTAAATTATCATCATATCCTGCACCAAAGACTATTCCACCATTTGACAATATGCATTCCGCTATAGATGTAAAAATGCCCCCTGAAGAACTTTTTCTTCTAACCTCTTTATCATTATTCCATGCGGCTAAACATTCTACCCTATCGTTAGAATTACTATTTTTATAAATATTAATCTCAGGACATACTTTTTCACATAATCCACAATCTATACACTTATCCCTATCTACATTAGGATACCAAAAGCCTTCAGTATCTAAAACCATCTTTATGCAATGTTTAGGGCATGCATTATAGCAAGCTTTACACCCACAACAATTTTGTTTATCGGAAATTGAAATCATTATTACACCTCATCCATATAATTGGGATCTTACTATTATCCAACAATGCTTTTTAAATATTCTCCTGCTTTTAATGATAATTTTTTAGATTCATCTACTCTTACTTGCAATTGAGATTTTATTTTTTCTCTATTATCTAATAAATATTTTATTTTCTCTATTAGTTCATTTTCATTAAATTGTTCAGGATAAATACAGTACTCATCGCTGCCAAATAAATCTTTATTTATTCCAACAGATTTAATACTATATGCAAAACTTAATGTAGGTACTAATGTTGATAATGACGCTATAGTAGAATGAGTTCTTGCACCAAAAAATACATACATTTGGCTTATTATCCACTTGTATTCTGAAGCATTTAATTTATCACTTATTAAAGTAGCTCTTTCTTTTAATCTTTCATCTATATTATTATAAATTGTATTCATAATTTCATAATCATTATTTCCTTTTATAACTACATGCGGTATTAGATAAACTTTTCTTCCTGTTGAAGTTATAATCTTATTAACTACTTTTGTAGCTAACTTTATGAATTCATTTATATTACCTTCTGATACATATTCAGGCATAAGTGGACTAATGTTTATCCCGATAGATCCTGATTCAACTTTCAGATTGTAATTTATAGGTTTATGTATATCAAGCATAAATGCTGGATCACACATTCTATAGACATTGTCTTTTATACCAATACTATCTAAATATTTTAAAGTTTCCGACTCTCTAGCAAATATAGCTGTTACTTTTCTTAAATGCTCACTCATATATTTTTCATATAATTTATCTTTACTAAAAGGTCCTACCGAAGCCCCCCAAATAATTATTGGTTTTTGTTTTGATATAACATAGTCATCTAGATCAGTAAATCTTGTTGGAATACCATAATCTAATGAATAATTATCTCCGCCAACAGATAATATGGCTTTTGACCCATCAATAATCTTATCTAAATTATTGAATTTATAAAATCTTTTTTTTTCTTTATTAATAATTCCATATAAATTAGATATTATCCATCCTTTAGAATACTTATTTACATTTATATGTTTAATATGCTTAATATTAATACCAGTTTCATTTTGTTTCTGATTTATATACTGTTCTGAATTGGCATAATAACTTGCAACAAAATAATTAGAATCACTATTATATTGGCTTAATATGTTAACTGTTCCCCTAATTATAGCTTCGCAACCATGATTTTCATATGGTCCATTGCCTACTAATGTAAAAGTATTTTTTAGATTTTCTGTCATAATAATATTCACCCATTTCTAATTTCTAATATTCTTCAATTTTAAAATTTTATCTAACATATTAATTTTTAATAATACTACCTTAAATTTAATCTTATAATTTTTAATAAAGTATCTATTATTAAACACACGTTTCACAGATATATTTTTTAAAAATTTATTGAAGAATTCATTGGATTCACAACTTTTATTTAAATACCTAAAAAAATCTGAATAACTACACAAAACTCTTTTTGCATAATAATAATAATATTCTTCTGAAAAATCATCATATATATTATGTTTTTTCATTATTTTATAAATCATATCAATAGCTTCTAAATAACTTCTAACATTATAAATATCTTTTATATGTGTTGTTGATTGATTATGTTGAACATAATAGTATAATCCTCTATCCACAAAACCAATTTTATTTGAATATATTAGAGTCTTAAAAATAGTAGGCATGTCTTCATATTTTATATCTGTTGGATATTTTATATTGTTTCCATTAAAAAGTTCTCTTCTGAATAATTTATTACATGAAAATCCTTCTATATTGTTACTAACAAGAAATTGCTTAATTACATCTTTTCTACTGAGTATCTCAGTTTCATCATATTTAATATTCATTAATTCACATCTATTATCTTCAGGATAATAGTATAAAAATTTACACAAAACTATATCTAGATTATATTTTCTTGCTTTTTTATACATAATTTCAAACATATCCGGTCGTATAAAATCATCACTGTCAACAAAGCCTATATATTCTCCATTGCACACTTGTAAAGCTGAATTTCTAGCACTTCCTGGTCCAGCATTTTTTTGATTAACTAATATTAAGTTATCGTATTTTTTTAAGTACTTATTTATTAAGTTTATACTATTATCTTCTGAACCATCATTAACAACAATAACTTCTACATTTTTTAATGTTTGAGATAAAACACTGTTTAAACATTTATTTATATACTTTTCAGCATTGTAAACTGGTATTACAATGCTAACAAGTGGCTTATTCATAGTATTAATTACACTCCTACTATTTCATTAATATTTTTTCAAAATTTTTAACACTTTTTTTCCAATCGAACTGAAGAACCGTTTTATATCCTTCTTCAGAAATATTTTTTAGCAAATTCTTATCAGTCAACAACTTCTCTATATTACTTGCCATAATATCTATATCATTAGGTTCAGAAAGCATGGCATTTTTACCATGTACCCCCACTTCACTCATACATCCAACATTTGTTCCAACCACAGCACATTTACATGCCATTGCTTCAAGTGGAGTTAATCCCCAACCTTCAAATTTACTTGGAAATATAAAAATATCTGATTTACTATATATTTTCCTTAACTCTTCTTTGGAGGGATTTAAATGAAATTCAGCATACTCAGGAATATCTTGTCCTTTTTCCATTCCAAATAAAATTAACTTTAGATTTAAAAAATTTTCTTTGATTTTTTCAAAAGCCTTTAAGCCTTCAATGTATCCCTTCCAATCTTGATTACTGTACATCATACAAATAACATTATTATTGTAAATTTTGTTATAATTATAAAATTCCTTAAAATCAATGCCATTATAATCTATATGAGAATAATAATTATTAAACTTTTCTCTCATTAAATCTTTTAACCACTTTGCAATAACAATTTGTTTAATTGGTAACTTATACGTAGCATCAACTTTTTCCTTATCTCCACTCCATATTTCATAATGCTGAATAAAATAATATTTCTTACCTTTGTCATTATTTAAATTGTATACATCATATGCTGTTGGCCACGCAGTTGCAATTACAGCATCAGCATTTCTTATATATTTATCTTTTATTGCTGGTACAACTTTCAATGGAACATTCAGATTAAACCAATTAACTTTTGTACCTCTTTTAAAAGTATTACCTAAACTAGATTTTATTGTTTTCAAAATGCCTATAAATCCTTTATTCCCAAATTTATATGAAATCATTGGAACATAGATTTCAACATCATGTCCAATTTTCTTTAATCTATTAGCATACTCAAAAACTATCTTTATTCCACCTGTCTTACTTGTAAAAGGAATTACAAAATTTATTTTCAAAATCTATT
It encodes the following:
- the rfbB gene encoding dTDP-glucose 4,6-dehydratase, with protein sequence MKTYLVTGGAGFIGSNFIHYILKTHNDIKIINLDKLTYAGNLENLKSISKNPNYTFIQGDICDVKFIQGLFKKYDIDYVVNFAAESHVDRSIREPEVFVKTNVLGTVTLLNAAKSAWSNGDNFKKGKKYIQISTDEVYGSLGSEGYFTEKTPLDSHSPYSSSKASADLMVKAYYDTYKMPVNITRCSNNYGPYQFPEKLIPLIINNCLNKKELPVYGDGLNIRDWLYVEDHCKAIDMVIQIGRIGQVYNIGGHNERTNIHIVKTIISYIHDNIDSSVTEDLIKYVQDRKGHDRRYGIDPSKIKDELGWYPETKFEDGIIKTIEWYLQNSDWMKNITSGEYQKYYSKIYL
- a CDS encoding oligosaccharide flippase family protein, with amino-acid sequence MENSRTKNTFRNMIFGMTNQIISLLLSFINRTIFVKVLGAEYLGINGLFSDILTMLSMADLGFGIAMVYSFYKPLAENNHDKIAALITFYKKIYNFIAAGVAAIGLALVPFLRYIVNLDQAIPHIKIYYLLFLTDTVISYLFVYKTSIINADQKNYIVSKYQMLVNFAKVMLQSISLLIIKSYIIYLIIQVFTTLANNLIVSKKANELYPYIKESNHKLNKVEKKNIYENMKSVFVYKISGVLLSGTDNILISIFVGTIWVGFYSNYCLVVNAINNFINIVYSSVTASIGNLIISERPKKRFEVFESTQVTSLIISTFTTVCLYILFDDLIYVWLGAKYVLNDYTLAAIIFNFYIVGVLHPIWSYREATGLYMQTKYIILIAAIENIILSIIMGKIMGMSGILFASAISRLTTYFWYEPNLLFKEYFYEPVRKYYIPLIFNALLTIFIIVIISIITNHIIIDSWLKLVTKTILVALFTLVIVIPFYYHTDGFKLLLNKIKSLLK
- a CDS encoding Coenzyme F420 hydrogenase/dehydrogenase, beta subunit C-terminal domain; this translates as MISISDKQNCCGCKACYNACPKHCIKMVLDTEGFWYPNVDRDKCIDCGLCEKVCPEINIYKNSNSNDRVECLAAWNNDKEVRRKSSSGGIFTSIAECILSNGGIVFGAGYDDNLKVIHKEANTIQELNNLRGSKYVQSDIKEVYKKAKQYLNNGKKVLFTGTPCQIAGLYNFLQKEYNELYTCDLVCHGVPSPKVFEEYKKYMERKHNSSIENIDFRHKRYGWKLYSVSLLFNNGTEYIKNLSEDVYMQGFLRNYYLRPSCYKCTYAKLPRVSDITLADFWGISYKYPELDDDKGTSLLLINTNKGKKIIDSCGDNIFKQVCDLEYAILNNPCIIKSGKAPKLRKSFFKDFNTKDFDYVIKKYMGQPSWIKRKLIFIKRDLAFIKRRILRLMK
- a CDS encoding polysaccharide pyruvyl transferase family protein; translated protein: MTENLKNTFTLVGNGPYENHGCEAIIRGTVNILSQYNSDSNYFVASYYANSEQYINQKQNETGINIKHIKHINVNKYSKGWIISNLYGIINKEKKRFYKFNNLDKIIDGSKAILSVGGDNYSLDYGIPTRFTDLDDYVISKQKPIIIWGASVGPFSKDKLYEKYMSEHLRKVTAIFARESETLKYLDSIGIKDNVYRMCDPAFMLDIHKPINYNLKVESGSIGINISPLMPEYVSEGNINEFIKLATKVVNKIITSTGRKVYLIPHVVIKGNNDYEIMNTIYNNIDERLKERATLISDKLNASEYKWIISQMYVFFGARTHSTIASLSTLVPTLSFAYSIKSVGINKDLFGSDEYCIYPEQFNENELIEKIKYLLDNREKIKSQLQVRVDESKKLSLKAGEYLKSIVG
- a CDS encoding glycosyltransferase, which codes for MNKPLVSIVIPVYNAEKYINKCLNSVLSQTLKNVEVIVVNDGSEDNSINLINKYLKKYDNLILVNQKNAGPGSARNSALQVCNGEYIGFVDSDDFIRPDMFEIMYKKARKYNLDIVLCKFLYYYPEDNRCELMNIKYDETEILSRKDVIKQFLVSNNIEGFSCNKLFRRELFNGNNIKYPTDIKYEDMPTIFKTLIYSNKIGFVDRGLYYYVQHNQSTTHIKDIYNVRSYLEAIDMIYKIMKKHNIYDDFSEEYYYYYAKRVLCSYSDFFRYLNKSCESNEFFNKFLKNISVKRVFNNRYFIKNYKIKFKVVLLKINMLDKILKLKNIRN
- a CDS encoding glycosyltransferase family 4 protein translates to MKINFVIPFTSKTGGIKIVFEYANRLKKIGHDVEIYVPMISYKFGNKGFIGILKTIKSSLGNTFKRGTKVNWFNLNVPLKVVPAIKDKYIRNADAVIATAWPTAYDVYNLNNDKGKKYYFIQHYEIWSGDKEKVDATYKLPIKQIVIAKWLKDLMREKFNNYYSHIDYNGIDFKEFYNYNKIYNNNVICMMYSNQDWKGYIEGLKAFEKIKENFLNLKLILFGMEKGQDIPEYAEFHLNPSKEELRKIYSKSDIFIFPSKFEGWGLTPLEAMACKCAVVGTNVGCMSEVGVHGKNAMLSEPNDIDIMASNIEKLLTDKNLLKNISEEGYKTVLQFDWKKSVKNFEKILMK